The DNA window acaaaagaacCAAATAATTCTCTCATAATGATGCTGAGCATGATGAAAATCAGGTCAACTCTCTGCATCCTGAAGTGCATCGTGTTGATCCTGAACTCCTGTTTGGATTTCAAGGACTTCGGCATCTCCAATCCTCTCTGAAGAATGAACACTCGAGTCAGACTCATACAGAGacagttatttttcatttcacatgtcCATCTGTTCTATTCACATAAACATGCAGattgaaaacacatgaaattatGCAACCAGTTCACATTGTTGTTTACTCTGAATAttctcaatttttctttttgggaGCGACCTGCTTGACAAACTAACcgatttttaaaacattgttaagatttttcaatttttatagCAAAATGAACATCAGAAATTCATAACAACCAtccaagcttttttttttttaagtgtttttccCTTTAGAGCATGTAGTAAAGGGTAAATAGCAGAGTAGCCTATACTGCATTTGTTAAAAAGAATAATTCATCAATAAGAAAAGTCATgaaggacagaaacacaaatggcTCTAAATGGAATAAGAGTCCAGAATTTATTTACCTGGTTTATCGTCGCTTGAAGTCTGGTTCATTCTGTGTGAGCTATGGAGAAATAAACAATGGTGGATGAACAATTTCTAAacagaggatgaagatgaaAGTCAAGGAATCAGCCTGACcttgttttctgtggttttctCCATGACTGGTCTGCAGATGCACCGGGATGAAAAGACTGGAACTGGTTCTGCTGATGTCCTGCGAGGTCGACACCATCCAGAGCTTGTTTAATCATCCCCATTACCAGGTCCTTCTCTGAGCATCCATGATGTAATACAAGgaaacattttcaatgttttttattaactgatgcaattaaacagcaaaaatgGAAACTATAGTGTTACAGTAAGTGTCAAATGACTGACTTGTGTGATGGAATATTATAGAACAGCAAAAATGTTTCAGCAAAGTAATTCAAAAGTTCACTAAAAGCAATTCCAACTTgagaaaaatcataaaaagtaaaCGTTGGGTTAAGATGCGGTATCATACATACAACCCCAGTATGAAAAAGGAAGCGTTTTACCTCTTTGGCCTGAAAGCAGGAGCCACTGCTGGACTGTGGACAGGGAATCTGTCTGCAGGATTTGACAAAGAAGCTCCAACACCTGGCAAAAGACCAGtaaacagtacatttattttccaGGGGACAGAGCAGTGCTCTAGGGCTCTTTCTTTAACCAATAATTCAAAATGTAACCTTGGGCAAAAGACTAGAGagtttctttattaaaattagAAATTCTTTTTGATCTGGAGCCAAAATGTTGAATGGCAATGACTCATTTTAACCCCAAACTACCCAAAACAGTAGAAGACTGATCAGTGGAGCATCTTACCATGAGTTCCTGGTCGTGAAAGGGCTGAGGATAGACCAGGTGCTGGGAATGGCATCTACGAGACTTGGTGGATGGAGGAATGATTCTCCCAGTGGCAGCTGAATACTGGGTCTTTCGACGAACTAAGTCTTCCACGGGTTGATCCTAAAGCATGATGACGTAGATACTGTATACATGTGGTGATTTCTTACCAAAGAACTTGCATTGACATTGGAACACAGCTAAGAAATACAAGGTTTTCATTGAGTGCACCAAGTGAATTGTTGTTGTTAGTAATTGCAGAACAATATCTGGCATCTGAAAACCCACAGTTAATTGGACCTGTTGTGCAGAGCCCTAATCCTGAAGCGTTTATTTGGTGGAGTTGATTTTGGATTTATACACAACCATGCAAGAAGTGCTATCTCTCTAAGTCTGAGGAAAGAGGGAAACATACTTGCTTTTCATCTCAAAATAAGAGTAAATGCATGTGGACTTTTTCCCTTGTCAGCATTAGTCGCACAAAGGGGGAAGCTTAGTTTGCCTTAGGTATATTTCagattacaataataatacacacctcttttttttctttttgtgtttgagaAGTCAAATTGACTTTTGCAGCGAGTTCTTTTAGCTCATCTCTCCAGGCCTCCGACAATAGTGctataaaaacaggaaaatattcTGAATTCTTTAAATATTCTTTGAAGGTTTATTTTCAGTGAGGTAGTGAGAAAAAATAgaggctgtgtgagtgtgtaaacgTACCAGATTTGTTTTTGGTACTAATGAATCCATAAAGACTCTGAGCAAacggaaaagaaaaagatgggTCAGGTGCTCTCCTGAGCATATGGCCCTtgagaagaggatgaggaaatAACGATGAGGTGACACACCAGTCATCTCTCACCGTGCAAACAGGTCTACCATTGAGTCCtgtgaagaaataaaagcacaatatccattgttcacacacacactttaagtAAAGTGCTTTAGAAACGTGGGGAAATTAAAGGAATTCCCAGAAGTCATAACACCAATAGACTCCCCATCGCAATTAAGATGATAACCAGTTCTCTCACCATCATGTAGTCATCTCTTTCATGTATCCTATTGCTATTGCATTCCATACCTCCGCTCACAAATGATTTAACATGGAATTCTCACAGGAAGAGAGGGGCCATCACCGCTATAACCCTGAGCAGTAAATGACTTTATTAGCATACGCAGAGCAACAGGGGCATTTTAgctctgttttcttctccacCGATACCTGAGGAGAATTTGTGATAGATTAGTTGGTCCAACAGAAATTGTTGATTAATCCTAGagacttctgtttttgttggggggggggggtcagaaCATCAGTTTTGTGATCAAAtgacttatttttcttttgtcactATTAAATTATCTCAACATCCACCACAGGCAGTGTTCAGCAGCACAGGGGCTCCATAGGATACAATCCTCACTCCATCCCTGTTCACTGTCAAATATAAATTCCTTTCAGATTTAAACCTCTTTTATCTAAACACAAATCTGGTGTACATTCATggtattacagtttttctcagtgGCTAAGAAATAATTCTGAACTTGTTCACAACCTTTAAAACCTAACTTTTCCCTCAAAGCCatgtaaaatggtaaatggctacttatatagcgcttttatccaaagcgctttacaatgttgattctccttcacacacacactcacacaccgatgggggtggctgccatgcaaggtgctcacctgacccaccggggcAACTTGGGATTCATgacttgcccaaggacactacGACTTGTAGTCGGGACTGGGGATCAccaccactgaccctatggtctgtGGATGcatcaaaacacaaattttgCCTGACATGAGCAACAcatagaaaaagacagagatcaCAATTACTCTGATCCTAATCAGGCAGTGGAGGAAAATCCCTGCTCCTTGCTCCTCTGTGTTTCCTTCTTCTACCTCCAGGTCTTTGTGGATCCCTGGTTTCAAAATAAGTGAACTGACTGATGGTTTATGTATCAATTCTAAGGTTCTGATTAGTGTGTAGACAATATGGACTCTTAGTGCTGTGATGACTTGAGTTAATGATACTTAATGCCAGTGCACATGGTACAGTCACTGATGGGTGAAGGGATTTGTTTGTTGAGGGCGAACGTTCACCAAAGGTTCATCGActttaaaagtatatttttagagcatgtacttGAGTAAAGATTTAGAAATGGTACTTCTGCTAACAGtgaaatacttttatttgtttgtacttGCATTATCACTGCAACCATGTgcattgagatgactttgttgtgaattggcgctacataagtaaagttgaattgaataaataaatttgaaacatGACCATGTTAGCATGCAGATGTTCAGCACAGTCCCACAGAGCCAATGGACCATTAAAAACCTGAAGGACTGAGACCGAAAGATGCTCAAAAGTTCTGCAGAGCTGAGTGAAACTGCAGGGTCTTGTGAAACTTCTCTGcaggtttaaatacaaatgattaaACTAATGATTTACTACATGGTATAATTTACAGGTAGTTCAAGTATACCAGAAAAATCAGTGTCATGATTCACCTCACAGCACCTTGAACGTTCATAACATTACAAGGCTCGGGCAGAAGGTTAAAGGTGTGCACACACCTGGCAGGTATGCACACAAACGTGAGCAAAGTAACTTAATAAGAACTCTAACATGAGATAGCTACATGAGTACTAATGGTACATGGAAAAGGTAACTAGAGAAGTACACACCTAAACAAGGTACTCGCACAAACAGagaccaaacaaagacaatatttcTTTGTGCTGCCAGTCACCGAAAGGTAACAATGCTAAAGGCAATAACCAAAAGTCCAAAAGTAATGCTGCAGGACAAGGCTGTTCTTAGGCAGCGTGCAACAGTCAAAGTGAAAGTGACACAAGCAGAGCGGGTCCAAAATGGacaggaaaacagagaagagTATTTCCAGGTGCCATGTATTTCCAGGTGCCAGGAGCTGCCATGGAGACTTGTAGCGTGGAGACCCAAGGACCACAAAGCAGGCATGAAAGGTTTGACATCCAAGCAAAGTAAGACTGCAGAAAAGGAACTTAAGTACTGAGAGGTTAATGACAAAGAGACAACATGTACGTTTGCAGGGAGGAGCTGAGTGAGTGTGTAATTGGGTAGAAGGAAGAaaagtgcatgtgtgagtgtgagcagactgacagctgtgtgtgtgtgtgtgtgtgtgtgtgtgtgcaggtcagaggagacaaaggaaaaagacaacatcCAAGATAAGGATCATGACACATATGTCCAACAAAATTATTCTGAAAACTATTTTGTGAAACTATCTTCTcccttttaaaattttttttccgGATTCAACTGATTTACTGGAGCCAAATACTCAAGGTGGTTCAATATAGAAGGTTTAAAAGACCTACAGGCATCAGCACAATATAATGCAATGCAACTGTACAACAAGGCTCAACTTTCAAATGAACTGACTGTAGGAATTAAGCACATGATTTCACTGTGCAAGAAGGCTGCATGACTGCTCACCTTGAATGTGCTTCACCCTGTGAGGATGAGGATTGTGCCGGGAGAAGAACGAGTGATGACTCAGAGCACCAAAGCGTGCACTGCTTTTCGTCAGCATCTTGGTAAATTCCGGGGTGAATGGCACCTTATTAGTTTGAATCTGTCTCGTCTCCCCCGTCGTCCGCCGGGATTCTGGGCTGTGTGCTGTCGACATATCTGAATGAAAGCTGAAAGGTTTGTCCAAATCTGAAgggaagaaaggaaaaatgtactttacttaggataaaaatatagaaaattcaATATCTAAGGATCTAGTGATTGCAAAGGATGAAACCACACTTGGAAAAATCATAATAAACAgcaagaaaaagacatttactttaaatgatttaaagaaaaatgactcTGAAGAACAACGTTACCTCTGATAAGAGCTTCCAGCTCAAACCCTTTGGTACTTAATGTTCTGTGTTGCGTTTGTTGCTAAGAAACCTGAACTAAACAAGAAACAATGGCATCTGTGCACAATGAGTGAGTGGCATTCTCAGCCGGTTCATTTACTGCAGATAAGATTTCCATAGTCAAAGCCAGTAGACATTACCTAGTTTATGATGTTTAATTAAAGACCTCATCATTAGAAAGCCACATTAGACAGGGTTTTATTAAGAAGCTTGGAGgatttcaataaatatttttgcatcatTGCAAAGAGcaagtttttaaatttcactccTTCAAACTGGAGACACTTTTTTCAGCCCTATAGTATTGTCTTCAGTTTTCTCTCAAGGATGCATCTTCAAGGCCAGCAACCTTTCACCAATCAAACTGCAAGCTGACTGTATTTTGACTCACGGTGACTAAAGCAACAGTGCACTATAGATGGGTAGCCTTTCTGTAACATGAGACATTAACTTACATTTTACTCCACAATTTATTTTCCTGAAGCTCCTTTGTTCCTGGGATCAGGGTCGACCTCAGTGATGAGGGAAGTGCAGCATCACAGGTTGTTCTGCACAAATGctgcactgtttgtgtgtttgtatgtgtgtgtgtgctaaaacgaggaacatataaaaacacagacagtgtGGGTGGTTTCAGTCACCATGAGATGGGTGTGAACCTTGAATAAGTGCCATTTATTGATGCTTTACAATGAATGGCTTCCTAATGAAAGCTGTTTATGTAACCTTGACTCCACTTTAAAGCAGGAGGCCTTGCCTTGTTGTATAGTTACAGCACAATATACGTCTGCATTAAAAGGTTTTCTAACCTTAAATAATTCCTTTTAAACTGTGTGAGCGGTATTTACAGGAGATGCTGCGCTGAAGGTGAAAACAACTAATCACAGGAACAACTCACAACAGGTCAACTTAACTAAAGAATTGTCTCATACCAAAGCCCACAGCTTAATGCATGGGCCAACAGGAATgtaacatttgtggttttagagTGGCTGATACCTCTTCTTTGTAAGCCAGTGACTTTCTGGAGTCCTGTAAAAGAGTCTCGATGTTGCCAGGTAACCAGCAAAGTAGTGACGTATCTCTGTAGAAGGTGAAAAACCTCAGTTTGGCCTAAAATAGTTAATGCTCTGAATTTGACTCACAGCACCTCAATTACAGCCTTTTTGCCCTTTTCTAATCATGTTCTTGCAGCTTtaacagaaaactgtttatttactttGATGACATCTGATAAAATAAAGCAGCTACTGAAAGTGAGTATGAActtttgtcttgtgtttgtatttcctGAACACTATGTCCTATAAAAGCACACAATGTCTGTCCTGTGATTTGGTCCATTTACCACTTGGGTGCAGGCGGATGTCTAATAGCAGATGAATTGCCATGTTCCCCATAGGTGATGAGTTTTCCTTTAGCTTTGTGTAGTCATATTTTGTGATGTATGTCAATACTCACATTGTATGAAGTTTGTGCAACACTTTGGTTTGTGACTAAACTTCAAAGTGTGACTAAATATTTACATCGCATagcacaaataaaattaaaggagCTTTTGGCATTGACCCCTGTCAATAGGGGCAGAATAAGGATGGAGCCTTGTTGGATAAACATAGAAAGACGGAGCCTTAGAGCCTTAGTCCTTCTACATCAACTTGTGCTAAAAGCTTCAGTGGTGCTAATTAGCTCGTGTAATTGTTTGTACGGTAACACTAAATTAAGGTGGTGAACACTGTAAACATTACATGCAGCACTCTGTTTTAGCATCATTCGGAGATGTGTCTCTCTCACAGAGCTGCCAGCATAGCTGCTTCTTATTGACTTGGTTATTaacagattattatttattgtttcttcATTCATAGAAAATGTACTTTGTGCTGTGTGATGCTGCAGTTTGCCCAGATACAAGACTTCAGGGCTAACCAACTGTTTAGatgtttaatgtgattttatttgttgtgtgcCTTGAAATGTCTTGTTATTCATATCAAAACGAGCAGCTGTAACAGCTTTGAAGTCATTTATGACTTCAGCAGCTTTCATGTGgaaaaaacactcaaatatCCAAATCAGCTTTTCAAATTACTCCTGCAGCATACTCCACTCCCCTGCCCTCTGTCCGGTGCTACTTCCATCTTGCAAGCTCAGAAGCTAAAACTAATCATGAAGCTTACTCATGATCCATTGATGTGCTGCTTGCCAATAAGCAAACCAATTAAAAGAAGTACAAAGCCATTAGCAGTGCACAGTAAGAGACATGCTCACATTCAGGGATTCTGTGCTTTCTGGGCACAGATTGCAGGGATTCAAGAAGAAACTGTGAATGTTATCTgcaaaaaagcacaacaaataaagacagaacAGGAAAGCATTCAAAACCCACATAATACTTTCACATGTAGTTTAGGACTTTTTCTGTGAAGtccacaaaaacatgtttttcggAGTGGATCTTGCCACAGTAATGAATTTGCCATTAGTCACAGCACAAGAGGCGGAATGGACTTATTAGTTTGTTATGTTAGCGAGTGAGTAGTCCCACAATTTTGCCTGGAACACACATCATTGTTGTAGGCCATTTGGCTGTGGAGGAGTTTGTAGTAAATAAGCAGTACTAGTAAATAAGAAGTGATAACTTATAAGTGCCATCATTGAATATGTACACGACAACACATACTTGGTACAATGAAGTTTGGGCTCTGCATTTAACTCATTCCCAGGTGACTCTCAAGTAGCTAGCGGTTCGTcttccaagcagcttcttcagtttaAGACAATGTGGTTAGTTAACACTGAATATATCTGTATGCAGAGTTGTTTTGTTCTTATTTGACCTGAATAGCTTAGGGGCACAGAGGGGGTGTGAGTATGGGGGAGTCCTTAGGATCTGATGTTGTCTGACTATGTTCAGACTTGCACAAACGAGCTGCACTAAGGGGGAAAACGAACCAGACCAGACTAAACAAGGcaggtttattttattatatgtgGAGCTACACATCTGCACAAATTTACTGTTCAAAATCTAATCGatgttagagtgtgtgtgtgtgtaatttgacACTAATTTGATCAGTGTTCGCTAGTTCCCATCTTGTTTGAATCTCGctagaataaagaaaaaaatgataacTCAAAAATCTGTCTACTTTTGTAGTCGTCTTCTCATGTGGGTCAGAAAAAGGCTTGATTTAACGAGCCCTGACTCACAGCACCTCAATTACAGCCTTTTTGCCCTTTTCTAATCATGTTCTTACAgctttaacagaaaaatgtttgtttacctTGAtgacatgtgatttttttatgtttgtagtCGCCTTCTCATATGGGTCAGACAAAGGCttgattaaacaaaacaataaatatttagtatttcttttatttttattcaaagtaaAAATTGAAGGTTGTTGAACGGTTGCAAGAGAGGTTGTTATGTCTGTTTTCCTTCAGTCGAATCATTTCCGGTagaattttgtctttgtgtatgtgtgtgtgtgcgtataaaGCAGggctctgtctctcacacacacacacaatatagtGTCCTATTGCGTCAGTTTCTGTGTATCCGGTATCTGGCTTTATTGGACTTACAGTACATCTATTAAATACTATCAAATTCAAAGGAAGGCGGTCAGACATTTTCATCACACTGGAACTTCTAACTTTGATACAATACTTTGGAAAATATCAatttaatttcagctttatACCACGgggaaaacagacacagacacaatacTGAGGGgctatattttgatatttttcttgaaaagaataaaaataccaAGGCTACACAGAGAACTGATTCATGGACATATACTCTACTACAGCCGTGTTCAATTTCTTAGTCACTTTTGAGTTTGCGTCATATTTCCTTTGGTCTTCAAACAGCTTTTAATCTCCTCAGCTGTCTCTGATACTATAAAAGCAttacacaaaacattattttccctttttcactcaggtctttaaaaagaaaaaaattgcctACTTAGCTAATCTTAGATATTAATTATAGGTAACAGTAGGCTACTGTGTTCAGCATGGCAGCATCTACGTTACTTTATTCCTCGTCGCGATCAAAATATTTTCCTATCAACTGAAACTCTTTTGTGAATTTTGAGATTCCTAAAAATTCTACATCCATTTTCAAACCCTCAGGAAATAAGGCTTATCATGCCATGGTTATGCTTAAAAACGTACCTAATAGCATGTTTATTACTAGCAGGATGTTAAAAAATGGCGACATCTAGTGACTGTTGTAAATATGACAGACACCGGAGTGGcatttattgttcatttattcataGATGACATGGTCTTGTGGAGAAGGTCAGTGTGGATGGGTGTGTGACATGCAGGACTTTGAGAAGAGAAACCCTGGTTTATGTACTGTTTGAAATTGTTACTCACTGTGGTTGCTTTACTCTTAGCTGTTGCATTGCTCTGCTGACAGCATGCACAGTGAAACCCCTCCAGGTGATACAAAATGCATTAATCAAAAAGGTCAAACATCACGCCCCTCTTAAGAGCCCCGCACTGGCTTCCAGTAGCCTCCCGCaccaggttcaaagctctgactctcaccTGCAGAACAGTCAACTCAACAGCGCTTCCTACCTGaactccctcatccaggtctaccATCCATCACGCCCATGACGTCTGGTGGTTCCATCACCACAGAGCAAAAGAAGCCAAACTCAAGccaaactcttcagctcagtggttcCAAGATGGTGGACTAGTCAAAAATCTGCGACTTCCTATGCACCtaacctattaaaaaaaaactcttatcTGTCTAATCTTGCACTTGGATGGCAGAAGgcacaaacatttcttctcacagcactgtgttttctctttctctgtgacttacatttcttcttcctcttgctttagataaaagcggCTGTAAAAAGACTAATGCGTAATATTACAATACATGATAATGACCAGAATAATGACCAGAATATTTGCTATTTGGTTTCAAGTCTTaaggcaaaatattttttttacctgttttccCCTCCTATGAGCATGATTGTACTAATCTGAGATTATAAAATACGTCTTTACTATGAATTTGCTCACAACTTCATCACTCAGTGAAGCACTCAGATAGGAGACACTACTTTATCTCAACCATAGGACCAAAGCAAAACATCACAAATCTTTTAAACATGCTGTAGTCATTGCTTTTACCCAGGCATCATCCAAAGGCCAGTCATTCACCTCCAAATTATCCAAAaatgcttctgctgctgctgagctgtCAACACATTCCATGAACAGAGAGCCCATTACTCTCATTGTTGCCTGCCCTGACTGGCAAACCATGAGTGTAATATTGATTTTGCTCGTAACAGTTAAGGTACTGCATACAGACTCCCCCAACATCCTGTGTGAGTCACAGCGCAGCCAGAAATCCTCAGGCAGAGGTCATCTGATCTCTCCAAAGAAGGTGAGAGGTCTTTTCATTTCAGGTCTCCTTCGGGAAAACCTCAGAATAAAAATATCAGTAAACCAATTTCTGATACTCACTGTAATTAGACTTCCTGAATTTTAGGGTGTCACCTTAAGGTTTCTTTCTCAATATTAACACTACCTTtttatgatgtatttttttccttaataTTCCTTTCTCACTGgtatatttcctgttttttctaTAAAGGTTTTTATTCCATAGTATTTTGGCACTCATGGTCATCTTCTCCCTCCTATGTGATACTGGAAAAAAGCCTGAGAAGAAATTTTCGCACTCAAAAACTCGGGCAGCCACATTAACTTTCAACAGTGTCTGATGAATGTTGAGAATTGTCCTGTAGAATCTGCTTAATTTAGACACTTAATTGAATGTCAGAAAATTGTGTTAAAGTGGAAATccaacagaaactgaaaaacttGTGCATTTCATCTCTCAGAGATAAATGGCCCGTAGAGATAAGGCTCCCCTGCGACATTtatgaataaaagtaaattcCTATTCACAAACCGTAACAGCTTTTCACATCAGACAAATTACAACTTGCTGCAGACATTCATTTCTACGCTGCACTTCTTATAAATAATGCATTATTGGAGAATTCTGAAAGCATATTTTCGATGGCTTGGTGCTACTTTGAAATGGAAATTGTTGACATTGTGCagtgtatgaaagctgtaatgCCTTACTTAATGCACATTGCCTTTACAAGAATTACATCTTTGAGGTCTTCATTTTTTACA is part of the Channa argus isolate prfri chromosome 20, Channa argus male v1.0, whole genome shotgun sequence genome and encodes:
- the tbata gene encoding protein TBATA gives rise to the protein MSTAHSPESRRTTGETRQIQTNKVPFTPEFTKMLTKSSARFGALSHHSFFSRHNPHPHRVKHIQGLNGRPVCTVRDDWCVTSSLFPHPLLKGHMLRRAPDPSFSFPFAQSLYGFISTKNKSALLSEAWRDELKELAAKVNLTSQTQKEKKEDQPVEDLVRRKTQYSAATGRIIPPSTKSRRCHSQHLVYPQPFHDQELMVLELLCQILQTDSLSTVQQWLLLSGQREKDLVMGMIKQALDGVDLAGHQQNQFQSFHPGASADQSWRKPQKTSSHRMNQTSSDDKPERIGDAEVLEIQTGVQDQHDALQDAES